Proteins from one Listeria weihenstephanensis genomic window:
- the hisC gene encoding histidinol-phosphate transaminase — translation MKWKKELVGLHSYKPGKREEQVMAELGLTEITKLSSNENPHGVSKKVTDYMANSDVNFEIYPDGWATDLREQLAAHHGVKEEELVFTSGVDELIALLARTLLSPATSTVMPAPTFPQYRQNARIEGAEVREVALSANGDHDLDGMLAAMDATTSIVWLCNPNNPTGNYIALTEIIAFLRQVPTDVLVVLDEAYIEYVSPQPDTHTALIYEFENLIITRTFSKIYGLASSRVGYGIANAAIISQINIVRPPFNTTTMGQKLAQIALSDQAFIDACRAENAAGREQYQAFADKNEAVFVYPSQGNFVLVDIGLPADDVFSYLEKNGYIVRSGSALGFPTAVRITVGKQAENEAVIALLQQLVK, via the coding sequence ATGAAATGGAAAAAAGAGTTAGTTGGCTTGCATTCATACAAACCTGGAAAACGGGAAGAACAAGTGATGGCAGAACTTGGCTTAACAGAGATTACGAAGCTGTCCTCCAATGAAAATCCGCATGGTGTGTCTAAAAAAGTCACGGATTATATGGCAAATTCGGATGTAAATTTCGAAATTTATCCAGATGGTTGGGCGACAGATTTACGTGAACAACTAGCGGCGCATCATGGTGTGAAAGAGGAGGAACTAGTTTTCACGAGTGGTGTGGATGAGCTAATCGCTTTACTCGCACGCACGCTACTTTCGCCGGCAACTAGTACGGTCATGCCAGCTCCAACTTTCCCGCAATATCGCCAAAATGCACGTATTGAAGGAGCGGAAGTTCGTGAGGTAGCCTTAAGCGCAAACGGAGATCATGATTTAGATGGGATGTTGGCTGCAATGGACGCGACGACAAGCATCGTTTGGTTATGTAATCCGAACAATCCAACTGGTAACTACATAGCGCTAACGGAAATCATTGCCTTTTTACGTCAAGTTCCAACCGATGTATTGGTCGTGCTTGATGAGGCCTATATTGAATATGTTTCCCCGCAACCAGACACGCACACGGCACTTATTTATGAATTTGAGAATCTGATTATTACCCGTACGTTCAGTAAAATTTATGGTCTAGCTAGCTCACGAGTGGGTTATGGCATTGCAAACGCGGCTATTATTAGCCAAATTAACATTGTAAGACCACCATTTAATACGACGACAATGGGGCAAAAATTAGCACAGATCGCGCTTTCGGATCAAGCTTTTATCGATGCTTGTCGAGCGGAAAATGCCGCGGGACGAGAACAATATCAAGCCTTTGCTGATAAAAATGAAGCGGTTTTTGTGTATCCATCACAAGGCAATTTTGTCCTAGTAGATATTGGATTACCAGCGGATGATGTTTTTAGTTATTTAGAGAAGAATGGCTATATCGTTCGTTCTGGTTCCGCATTGGGATTCCCGACAGCTGTTCGAATTACAGTTGGGAAGCAGGCTGAAAATGAAGCGGTCATTGCACTGTTACAACAATTAGTAAAGTAA
- the aroA gene encoding 3-phosphoshikimate 1-carboxyvinyltransferase, with amino-acid sequence MQLITDKQGLTGTIQVPGDKSISHRSIMFGALAEGTTTVTNFLHGEDCLSTIEVFRALGVEIEDSPDKIVVHGKGWDGLQKPTGILDVGNSGTTIRLMLGILAGRPFDATIKGDASIAKRPMGRVMSPLREMGAIFEAKEANFAPVKVTGAKLEPMEYTLPVASAQVKSAIIFAALQADGETTIIEKEKTRDHTEQMIRQFGGEIDVTDLTIRVTGGQRFVGQEVVVPGDISSAAFFIVAGLIVPGSKIRLENVGINPTRTGIIDVVKAMGGKITVEEIHAVGDEAAGTITVETSDLVGTEIGGDIIPRLIDELPVIALLASQAKGQTVIKDAAELKVKETNRIDAVVAELSKLGVQITGTDDGMIIEGHQKLHGGKVKSYGDHRMGMMLQIAALLADSDVELENAEAIKVSYPTFFEDVRSLY; translated from the coding sequence ATGCAGTTAATCACGGATAAGCAAGGTTTAACGGGGACGATTCAGGTTCCAGGAGATAAATCTATTTCGCATCGTAGCATTATGTTTGGAGCTTTAGCGGAAGGAACAACGACGGTAACCAACTTTTTACACGGTGAGGATTGCCTCAGCACGATCGAGGTTTTCCGAGCGCTCGGTGTCGAGATTGAAGATTCGCCAGACAAGATTGTTGTACACGGAAAAGGTTGGGATGGTTTACAAAAACCAACTGGGATACTCGATGTTGGTAATTCAGGAACGACGATACGTTTGATGTTGGGAATCCTTGCGGGACGACCATTCGATGCTACAATTAAAGGTGATGCGTCGATTGCCAAGCGTCCGATGGGGCGTGTGATGTCGCCGTTACGTGAAATGGGCGCCATTTTTGAAGCGAAAGAAGCTAATTTTGCCCCAGTCAAAGTAACAGGAGCAAAGCTTGAGCCGATGGAATACACGTTACCGGTTGCAAGTGCGCAAGTAAAAAGCGCGATTATTTTTGCGGCATTACAAGCAGATGGTGAGACAACGATTATTGAAAAAGAGAAAACGCGAGACCATACAGAACAAATGATTCGCCAGTTTGGTGGAGAAATTGATGTCACGGATTTAACGATTCGGGTAACTGGCGGACAGCGTTTTGTGGGACAAGAAGTTGTCGTTCCAGGCGATATTTCCTCTGCAGCATTTTTCATTGTCGCGGGGCTTATCGTTCCAGGTAGTAAAATTAGACTTGAAAATGTGGGCATCAATCCGACGAGAACGGGCATTATTGACGTGGTAAAAGCGATGGGCGGAAAAATTACCGTAGAAGAAATTCATGCGGTAGGCGACGAGGCGGCGGGAACGATTACCGTTGAAACGAGTGATTTAGTTGGGACTGAAATAGGTGGAGATATTATACCACGCCTGATTGATGAGCTGCCGGTTATCGCTTTACTTGCTTCACAAGCCAAAGGGCAAACGGTGATTAAAGATGCGGCGGAGTTGAAAGTGAAAGAGACGAATCGTATCGATGCTGTTGTAGCCGAATTATCCAAACTCGGTGTTCAGATTACGGGCACTGACGACGGCATGATTATTGAAGGACATCAAAAATTGCACGGTGGCAAAGTGAAGTCTTACGGCGATCATCGTATGGGAATGATGCTTCAAATCGCAGCCCTACTTGCAGATTCAGATGTGGAACTGGAAAATGCGGAGGCAATTAAAGTGTCGTATCCTACTTTTTTTGAGGATGTTCGTTCGCTATATTAG
- a CDS encoding Fic family protein — protein sequence MLLEFPTNAINTDTIPIYKQLAKSNRALAELKGFSATIPNKHMLINAMTLNEAKDSSEIEQIVTTHDDLYQAMSKDKVLDAATKEVLSYRHAVWEGYQFILKRGFISTNLLAHIQRVIENNKSGIRKVLGTEIRNMTTGEVIYTPPQTEEEIRRLLANLETYINTEDDTDPLIKLALIHYQFEAIHPFYDGNGRTGRILNILYLVLMDLLDSPVLYLSKYILRTKKEYYALLQGIQQDISGFEGWIVYILKGVEETAKNTLKIIRSITDAMDGYGIELREKLPKIYSKELVEALFFEFYTKTIYMERDLRISRRTAVTYLKKLEENGFLTSEMIGRERVYKNEILFNLIKLHNE from the coding sequence ATGCTTTTAGAATTTCCAACTAACGCAATAAACACAGACACAATCCCCATTTACAAACAATTAGCGAAGTCCAATCGTGCCTTAGCAGAATTAAAAGGCTTTTCAGCGACAATACCTAATAAACATATGCTGATCAATGCGATGACATTAAATGAGGCGAAGGATAGCTCGGAAATTGAGCAAATCGTTACGACGCATGATGATTTATACCAAGCGATGTCTAAGGACAAGGTACTGGATGCGGCGACGAAAGAAGTGCTCAGTTATCGGCACGCGGTATGGGAAGGCTATCAATTTATTTTAAAAAGAGGTTTTATCAGTACGAACTTATTAGCGCATATTCAGCGTGTGATTGAAAATAATAAAAGTGGTATTCGGAAGGTTTTAGGTACGGAGATTAGGAATATGACAACAGGTGAGGTAATTTATACGCCACCGCAAACAGAAGAGGAAATTAGACGGTTGCTTGCTAATCTCGAGACTTATATTAACACCGAAGATGATACAGATCCTTTGATTAAACTGGCGTTGATTCACTATCAATTTGAAGCGATTCATCCATTTTATGATGGGAACGGTCGGACAGGCAGGATTTTAAATATTTTGTATCTAGTTTTAATGGATTTGTTAGATAGCCCTGTACTTTATCTTAGTAAGTATATTTTACGGACGAAGAAGGAATACTACGCCTTACTCCAAGGGATTCAGCAAGACATAAGTGGATTTGAAGGCTGGATTGTTTATATTTTGAAAGGGGTAGAGGAAACAGCGAAGAATACATTGAAGATCATTCGTTCTATCACAGATGCTATGGATGGTTACGGTATCGAACTCAGAGAAAAGTTGCCGAAAATTTATTCTAAAGAATTGGTGGAGGCGCTGTTTTTTGAGTTTTATACGAAAACAATATACATGGAGCGGGATTTGAGGATTTCTAGGAGAACGGCTGTGACTTATTTGAAGAAGCTGGAGGAAAATGGATTTTTAACCTCGGAAATGATCGGTCGGGAACGAGTGTACAAGAATGAAATATTATTTAATCTGATTAAGTTACACAATGAATGA
- a CDS encoding prephenate dehydrogenase gives MKGTVVIVGLGLIGGSIALCIRAKHPQAHIIGVDISEQTILAGDSLGIIDEGTTRLEEVITRADLLIFCCPVQQTERFLAELPNYDLKANLLITDTGSTKSRVMEHAVAIQEAGHIFIGGHPMAGSHKSGVTAAKSLLFENAYYLLTPSEGENPENVALLREWLEGTNAKFLELSAQEHDNITGMLSHLPHIVAAALVNQTSDFTQEHPAAFRLAAGGFRDITRIASSDPTMWTDISLSNKETLRKLLSTWRDGMNDAIQMLENEDTKAIYQFFDTAKEFRDSLPVHQEGAIPSFYDLFVDVPDYPGVISEVTGFLAQEEISLINIKILETREDIMGILQITFQNEKDRERAKRCIEKHSYYQCHF, from the coding sequence ATGAAAGGTACAGTCGTGATCGTCGGACTTGGATTGATTGGTGGTTCTATTGCACTTTGTATTCGTGCGAAACACCCGCAAGCACATATTATTGGCGTTGATATTTCGGAGCAAACGATTTTGGCGGGCGACTCTTTGGGAATTATTGATGAAGGAACGACACGTTTAGAAGAAGTTATCACGCGTGCTGACTTGCTTATTTTCTGTTGTCCCGTGCAACAAACGGAGCGCTTTTTAGCGGAATTACCGAACTATGACTTAAAAGCGAATTTGCTGATTACGGATACTGGGAGTACGAAAAGTCGTGTCATGGAGCATGCAGTAGCGATTCAAGAAGCAGGTCATATTTTTATCGGCGGTCATCCAATGGCAGGCTCCCATAAAAGTGGTGTGACAGCGGCGAAGTCTTTATTGTTTGAGAATGCCTATTATTTATTGACGCCGAGTGAAGGTGAGAATCCAGAAAACGTGGCTCTATTACGTGAATGGTTGGAAGGAACAAATGCGAAATTTTTGGAGCTTTCGGCACAGGAACATGATAATATCACTGGAATGCTTAGCCATTTACCACATATTGTGGCGGCAGCACTTGTGAATCAAACGAGTGATTTTACACAAGAACATCCCGCGGCTTTCAGGTTGGCAGCTGGCGGTTTCCGAGATATTACACGTATTGCTTCTTCTGACCCAACGATGTGGACGGATATTTCCCTTTCGAATAAAGAGACGTTGCGCAAATTGCTATCTACTTGGCGCGATGGAATGAATGATGCGATCCAAATGCTTGAAAATGAGGATACGAAAGCGATTTATCAATTTTTTGATACAGCGAAAGAATTTCGTGATTCGTTACCAGTACACCAAGAAGGCGCAATTCCCTCCTTTTATGACCTATTTGTGGACGTTCCAGATTATCCCGGTGTTATTTCGGAAGTCACAGGCTTTTTAGCGCAAGAAGAAATCAGTTTGATCAATATCAAGATTTTGGAAACGCGCGAAGACATCATGGGTATTTTACAGATTACGTTTCAAAATGAAAAAGATCGAGAACGTGCCAAGCGTTGTATCGAAAAACATAGTTATTATCAATGTCATTTTTAA
- a CDS encoding tetratricopeptide repeat protein produces MKFAEQMLAALEQENLPEAQKYFEQALQDGTDEEQYWLAEQLMQLGFLEEAEDLYELLLAKYKDEGELLVRAAEVAIEKDDIESAMEYLEQVNAQDDAYPESLLVLADLYQMQGLFEVTEAKLQQAKSLLPNEAVIDFALGEFYLSTARFASAVQSYQAVLDAGVTEVAGSQIYERIAESLASSGAFEEAIRYYEKALAEQEDVNTLFGLGLTSFQAKDYTKAIDALERLKEHDPGFTTLYTYLAKSYEENGEADKALEALVDGLKQDEFNKELFFEAGKLAWKNDQAKDAEHYFRQAIALDPEFVDAILEVNKILLKKADYEGIVELVESLEREILTEPQIFWDVSVAYQELDNYNKAKESYDLAHPHFSENATFLKEYGLFLREDGDIAKSKEVLAHYLTFEPGDEEVLSLLDY; encoded by the coding sequence ATGAAATTTGCAGAGCAGATGTTAGCGGCTTTAGAGCAAGAAAATTTGCCTGAGGCGCAGAAATATTTTGAGCAAGCCTTACAAGATGGAACGGATGAGGAACAGTATTGGTTGGCTGAACAACTGATGCAACTAGGTTTTTTAGAGGAAGCGGAAGATTTATATGAACTTTTGCTTGCGAAATATAAGGACGAGGGCGAGCTACTTGTTCGTGCTGCAGAGGTTGCGATTGAAAAAGATGATATCGAGAGCGCGATGGAGTATTTGGAGCAGGTAAATGCGCAGGACGATGCCTATCCTGAGAGTTTATTGGTGCTGGCCGACCTGTATCAAATGCAAGGACTTTTTGAAGTGACGGAGGCAAAGTTGCAGCAGGCGAAGTCTTTACTACCAAATGAGGCTGTGATTGATTTTGCACTCGGAGAATTTTATTTGTCTACGGCGCGATTTGCGTCGGCGGTACAGAGTTATCAAGCGGTTTTAGACGCTGGTGTGACGGAAGTTGCTGGTAGTCAAATTTACGAGCGTATTGCGGAAAGTTTGGCGAGCAGTGGTGCTTTTGAGGAAGCGATCCGTTATTATGAGAAGGCTCTTGCGGAACAGGAAGACGTGAATACGCTCTTTGGACTTGGTTTGACGAGTTTTCAAGCGAAGGATTACACGAAGGCGATTGATGCTTTGGAGCGATTGAAGGAGCATGATCCAGGATTCACGACGCTATACACGTATCTTGCTAAAAGTTATGAAGAAAACGGGGAAGCAGATAAGGCGCTGGAGGCTTTAGTCGATGGTTTGAAACAAGATGAGTTTAATAAAGAGCTATTTTTTGAAGCTGGAAAATTGGCTTGGAAAAACGATCAGGCAAAGGATGCCGAACATTACTTCCGCCAGGCGATTGCGCTTGATCCAGAGTTCGTTGATGCGATTTTAGAAGTGAATAAAATTTTGCTCAAGAAAGCAGATTATGAAGGTATTGTTGAGCTTGTGGAGTCGCTAGAACGTGAAATTTTAACAGAACCACAAATTTTCTGGGACGTAAGTGTTGCATATCAGGAATTAGATAACTATAATAAAGCCAAAGAAAGCTATGATTTAGCGCATCCACATTTTAGTGAGAATGCAACTTTCTTGAAGGAATATGGCTTATTCTTGCGAGAAGAC